The Victivallis lenta genome contains a region encoding:
- a CDS encoding RHS repeat-associated core domain-containing protein, producing the protein DYFGFRCYDPDLGRFLTRDPSGYPDGPNNYLYCMNSPVNKIDPLGLESSLWDDIRTTFSSLEGYASVAAGFYQGVGHGAKNIAVGVGEAVVQAGANAVDTVGAAYEIGQRSQAEFIESITGKPQQVQRVEAVGNLGQSVERGTLNTAKYYWDTSANIATAGIYDQVMTATDMAKGDISVEEGSKRVGVGGVFQAGGAALSYLRRGKLGSSQENTTQTAVETTKANNRPTKPGKDIVGTEHSAMRPTQDSIHPDRVVYYEQLIDQGVELKPIQVTTNSDGGISILDGHHRYVASQRKGVPIRTYEESPNGPRGMDNWKDIVYEKFEIDE; encoded by the coding sequence TCGACTACTTCGGCTTCCGCTGCTACGACCCCGACCTCGGCCGCTTCCTCACCCGCGACCCCTCCGGCTACCCCGACGGCCCGAATAACTACCTGTATTGCATGAACAGCCCGGTCAATAAGATTGATCCTTTGGGGTTGGAAAGTTCATTGTGGGATGATATTAGGACAACATTTTCAAGTCTGGAGGGATATGCCAGTGTTGCTGCCGGCTTTTATCAAGGGGTGGGGCATGGAGCTAAAAATATTGCGGTGGGGGTGGGAGAAGCAGTTGTTCAAGCAGGGGCCAATGCAGTTGACACAGTGGGTGCCGCATATGAAATAGGTCAGCGATCTCAGGCCGAATTTATAGAGAGCATTACTGGCAAGCCGCAGCAAGTTCAGCGTGTGGAGGCCGTTGGTAACCTTGGGCAATCGGTGGAGCGAGGAACACTTAACACCGCGAAGTACTACTGGGATACTTCTGCCAATATAGCCACTGCTGGAATCTATGATCAGGTTATGACTGCCACAGATATGGCAAAAGGTGACATATCGGTGGAAGAAGGATCAAAGCGAGTTGGAGTAGGTGGTGTATTTCAAGCAGGAGGAGCAGCTTTAAGTTATTTGCGACGTGGGAAGCTTGGGAGTTCACAGGAAAATACTACACAAACAGCGGTAGAAACGACTAAAGCAAATAATAGACCCACGAAGCCAGGAAAAGATATTGTAGGTACTGAACACAGTGCGATGCGTCCAACTCAAGATTCTATACATCCGGACAGGGTTGTATATTATGAACAATTAATAGATCAAGGTGTCGAGTTAAAACCCATCCAGGTGACTACCAATTCTGATGGAGGAATATCCATTCTTGATGGTCATCATCGATATGTTGCATCTCAAAGAAAAGGAGTTCCTATCAGAACTTATGAGGAAAGTCCTAATGGACCTAGAGGAATGGATAATTGGAAAGACATTGTATATGAAAAATTTGAGATTGATGAGTAA